Proteins from a genomic interval of Pantoea deleyi:
- the hpxX gene encoding oxalurate catabolism protein HpxX: protein MNQHDWASYIGHMEQILQLELDEARRAELLTQLARIAEMAAPLMAFPLDDRLEVAGVYQA from the coding sequence ATGAATCAACACGACTGGGCCAGCTATATCGGCCATATGGAGCAGATACTGCAGCTGGAACTGGATGAGGCCCGGCGCGCCGAGCTGCTGACCCAGCTTGCGCGCATTGCGGAGATGGCGGCGCCGCTGATGGCGTTTCCGCTGGATGACCGGCTGGAAGTGGCAGGAGTCTATCAGGCATGA
- the puuE gene encoding allantoinase PuuE — translation MTDAAEKKEYSFNKNYPRDLIGYGAHPPHAAWPGNARVAVQFVLNYEEGAENSVLHGDAGSEQFLSDIIGAASYSDRHMSMESLYEYGSRAGFWRIHNEFQTRGLPLTVFGVAMALARHPEIVEAIKQADYDVVSHGWRWIHYQGMDAKTERQHMQQAVDVLVDLFGKAPTGWYTGRDSPNTRRLVVEQGGFSYDSDYYGDDLPFWTQVTCQDGTVKPHLIIPYTLECNDMRFATPQGFNTADQFFTYLRDSFDVLYEEGKTAPKMMSIGMHCRLLGRPGKFRALQKFLDHIQQHDDVWICTRQQIADHWIATHPAP, via the coding sequence ATGACTGACGCTGCAGAGAAGAAAGAGTACAGTTTTAACAAAAACTATCCGCGCGATTTAATCGGTTATGGTGCTCATCCACCGCACGCCGCCTGGCCAGGCAACGCCCGCGTGGCGGTGCAGTTTGTCCTGAACTACGAAGAGGGCGCTGAAAACAGCGTACTGCACGGCGACGCCGGTTCAGAGCAATTCCTCTCCGACATCATCGGCGCCGCCAGCTATAGCGATCGGCACATGTCGATGGAGTCGCTGTATGAGTATGGATCCCGCGCCGGATTCTGGCGCATCCACAACGAGTTTCAGACGCGCGGCCTGCCGCTGACGGTGTTTGGCGTCGCGATGGCGCTGGCGCGTCATCCGGAGATCGTGGAGGCGATTAAGCAGGCCGATTACGATGTGGTCAGCCACGGCTGGCGCTGGATCCACTATCAGGGCATGGATGCAAAAACCGAACGTCAGCACATGCAGCAGGCGGTCGATGTGCTGGTGGATCTCTTTGGCAAAGCGCCCACCGGCTGGTACACCGGACGCGACAGCCCGAATACCCGTCGTCTGGTGGTGGAGCAGGGGGGCTTCAGCTATGACAGCGATTACTACGGCGACGATCTGCCTTTCTGGACGCAGGTCACCTGTCAGGATGGCACGGTGAAACCACACCTGATCATCCCCTACACCCTGGAGTGCAACGACATGCGCTTTGCCACGCCGCAGGGCTTTAACACGGCCGACCAGTTCTTCACCTATCTGCGTGACAGTTTCGATGTGCTCTATGAAGAGGGGAAAACCGCGCCGAAGATGATGTCGATCGGCATGCACTGCCGCCTGCTGGGGCGACCGGGCAAATTCCGTGCGCTGCAGAAGTTTCTCGATCACATCCAGCAGCACGACGATGTCTGGATTTGTACCCGCCAGCAGATCGCCGATCACTGGATCGCGACACACCCGGCGCCCTGA
- a CDS encoding NCS1 family nucleobase:cation symporter-1 yields MPEHSTVASTASETSTRYSPRLCNEDLAPTRDQNWSWYNIFSFWMSDVHSMGGYVVAASFFTLGLASWQVLLCLLAGICIVQICANLVAKPSQMAGVPYAVICRQAFGVFGANIPAVIRGLIAFAWYGIQTYLAANALMLVLLKFAPSLNTMTEPHWLGLSLLGWCCFGVMWLLQAMVFWHGMNAIKRFIDVAGPAVYVVMVALAGWIVYQTGFDGISFTLASKSLSPGEQTWQMITATALVVSYFSGPLLNFGDFSRYGKNMSEIRRGNRWGLPFNFLLFSVVTVVIVSGTQSLFGKMITDPIETVSMVGNDLAVAIGLLTMITATIGINIVANFVSPAFDFSNCSPQKISFRTGGMIAAVGSVLLTPWNLFQSPELIHYTLDVLGSFIGPLFGILLTDFYLIKRGRISVDDLFNDTPSGRYWYRGGFNPKAIAALLPSVAICLVISFIPSLHEVANFSWFIGAALAAGCYRFIAREEREAGDDARWHHEGMTPKKQAAVE; encoded by the coding sequence ATGCCAGAACATTCCACGGTGGCCAGCACGGCCTCTGAAACCAGTACCCGTTACAGCCCACGGCTCTGTAACGAGGACCTGGCCCCCACGCGCGATCAGAACTGGTCGTGGTACAACATTTTCTCCTTCTGGATGTCGGACGTGCACAGCATGGGCGGCTATGTGGTGGCCGCCAGCTTCTTTACGCTGGGCCTCGCCAGCTGGCAGGTGCTGCTCTGCCTGCTGGCCGGGATCTGCATTGTGCAGATCTGTGCCAACCTGGTGGCGAAACCGAGCCAGATGGCAGGCGTGCCCTATGCGGTAATCTGTCGTCAGGCATTTGGCGTGTTTGGCGCGAACATCCCGGCGGTGATCCGCGGATTAATTGCGTTTGCCTGGTATGGCATCCAGACCTATCTGGCGGCGAATGCGCTGATGCTGGTGCTGCTGAAGTTCGCGCCGTCGCTGAACACAATGACGGAGCCGCACTGGCTGGGGCTGTCGCTGCTGGGCTGGTGCTGTTTCGGGGTCATGTGGTTGCTGCAGGCGATGGTGTTCTGGCACGGCATGAACGCCATTAAACGGTTTATCGACGTGGCCGGACCAGCGGTCTATGTGGTGATGGTGGCGCTGGCGGGCTGGATTGTATACCAGACCGGTTTTGATGGGATCTCCTTTACCCTCGCCAGCAAATCACTGTCACCGGGTGAACAGACGTGGCAGATGATCACGGCGACGGCGCTGGTCGTCTCCTACTTCTCCGGGCCGCTGCTGAACTTCGGTGACTTTTCACGCTACGGTAAAAACATGTCAGAGATCCGGCGCGGTAACCGCTGGGGCCTGCCGTTTAACTTCCTGCTCTTCTCGGTCGTGACGGTAGTGATCGTCTCCGGCACGCAGTCGCTGTTTGGCAAGATGATTACCGATCCGATCGAAACGGTCAGCATGGTCGGCAACGATCTGGCCGTGGCGATTGGATTACTGACCATGATTACCGCCACCATCGGCATCAATATCGTGGCGAACTTTGTCTCGCCCGCGTTTGACTTCTCCAACTGTTCACCGCAGAAAATCAGCTTCCGCACTGGTGGCATGATCGCCGCGGTAGGATCGGTGCTGCTGACGCCGTGGAACCTCTTCCAGTCACCCGAGCTGATCCACTATACCCTCGACGTGCTGGGCTCCTTTATCGGGCCGCTGTTCGGGATCCTGCTGACCGACTTCTATCTGATTAAACGTGGACGTATCTCGGTCGACGATCTGTTTAACGACACGCCGTCGGGCCGCTACTGGTATCGCGGTGGCTTCAATCCCAAAGCGATTGCCGCGCTGCTGCCGTCGGTGGCGATCTGCCTGGTGATCAGCTTTATTCCTTCCCTGCATGAGGTGGCAAACTTCAGCTGGTTTATCGGTGCCGCCCTGGCCGCAGGCTGTTATCGCTTTATCGCCCGTGAAGAGCGTGAGGCGGGAGATGACGCGCGCTGGCATCATGAAGGCATGACGCCGAAGAAACAGGCTGCCGTGGAATAG
- the hpxU gene encoding MurR/RpiR family transcriptional regulator HpxU translates to MKQLDERLRSHYPQLSPQEQRIADFVFDHFDDLISYNSAELARLSGVSKATVSRLFKRLGYEKYKDMRDELRILRQSGMPLTDNRDAVQGNTLLARHYKQEMANLTQWVNSLDARQFSEVVGQMAQAKRVFIIGMRNAYPVALHLRQQLVQARSQVHILPQPGQTLAEELVDITPEDMVVVMAFRRRPRIIRPLMQQLQAAAVPVLVLCEPQAQTVMALARWQLCTPLDSVSAFDSYSAAMSLVNLLANALLHETLAQGRQRIHQIADLYQQFDELEHR, encoded by the coding sequence ATGAAACAGCTTGATGAACGACTCAGAAGTCACTATCCCCAGCTTTCGCCGCAGGAGCAGCGTATTGCCGACTTCGTTTTTGACCACTTCGACGATCTGATCAGCTACAACAGCGCCGAGCTGGCGCGGCTCAGCGGCGTGTCGAAAGCCACGGTCAGTCGGCTGTTTAAGCGTCTGGGCTATGAAAAATATAAGGATATGCGTGATGAGCTGCGCATCCTGCGTCAGAGCGGCATGCCGCTGACCGATAACCGCGATGCCGTGCAGGGCAACACGCTGCTGGCGCGCCACTACAAGCAGGAGATGGCCAACCTGACGCAGTGGGTCAACAGTCTGGATGCCCGCCAGTTCAGTGAGGTGGTCGGGCAGATGGCGCAGGCGAAGCGCGTCTTTATCATCGGCATGCGCAACGCCTATCCGGTAGCGCTGCACCTGCGTCAGCAGCTGGTGCAGGCGCGTTCCCAGGTGCATATCCTGCCGCAGCCGGGCCAGACGCTGGCTGAGGAGCTGGTGGATATCACCCCGGAAGATATGGTGGTGGTGATGGCGTTTCGTCGTCGTCCCCGCATTATCCGGCCGCTGATGCAGCAGCTTCAGGCCGCTGCGGTGCCGGTGCTGGTGCTGTGTGAGCCGCAGGCGCAGACGGTGATGGCGCTGGCGCGCTGGCAGCTCTGTACGCCGCTGGACAGCGTCTCCGCCTTTGACAGCTACAGCGCCGCCATGAGCCTGGTCAACCTGCTGGCAAACGCGCTGCTGCATGAAACCCTGGCCCAGGGACGTCAGCGTATTCATCAGATCGCGGATCTTTATCAGCAGTTTGACGAGCTGGAGCACCGTTAA
- a CDS encoding amino acid ABC transporter permease — MTGQLNFPALWPYWPELLSGLWVTIQLTVLATTGGVAIGIAGAALRSGKPGWMSRLWGIYVELIRNTPFVVQLFFIVFGLPALGLKLTAGEAALLAMLINLGAYSTEIIRAGIQVTPKGQWEAGRVLGLTRSQTFLRVVLPPALQRIYPALVSQCIIVMLGSSVVSQVSYEELTFAANLIQSRTFLSFEVYLVTTLIYLAWSIAMRHLLLAIGRKWFGVQPS; from the coding sequence ATGACCGGGCAACTTAACTTTCCCGCCCTGTGGCCTTACTGGCCGGAGCTGCTCTCCGGCCTCTGGGTCACCATTCAGCTCACGGTGCTGGCGACGACCGGCGGTGTGGCGATTGGGATTGCGGGCGCGGCGCTGCGCAGCGGCAAACCGGGCTGGATGAGCCGCCTCTGGGGCATCTATGTCGAGCTGATCCGCAATACGCCGTTTGTCGTGCAGCTGTTCTTTATCGTGTTTGGTCTGCCGGCGCTGGGGCTGAAGCTCACGGCGGGTGAGGCGGCGCTGCTGGCGATGCTGATCAACCTCGGGGCCTACAGCACTGAGATTATCCGGGCCGGGATCCAGGTGACGCCGAAAGGGCAGTGGGAAGCGGGGCGGGTGCTGGGCTTAACCCGCAGCCAGACCTTTCTGCGGGTCGTGCTGCCCCCGGCGCTGCAGCGCATTTATCCGGCGCTGGTGAGCCAGTGCATCATCGTCATGCTGGGCTCGTCGGTGGTGTCGCAGGTCTCCTATGAGGAGCTGACCTTCGCCGCTAACCTGATCCAGTCGCGCACCTTCTTAAGTTTTGAGGTCTATCTGGTGACCACGCTGATCTACCTGGCGTGGTCGATTGCGATGCGCCATCTGCTGCTGGCGATTGGCCGTAAATGGTTTGGAGTGCAGCCATCATGA
- a CDS encoding AtzE family amidohydrolase, producing the protein MNLSDVSIQTLQRAIRQGEISAHEVAQLTLQAIEQHNPALNAWTAVTGPRMLQEARAVDAQRQRGEPLPPLAGIPYAVKNLFDVAGHSTLAGASLFRDRPAAQADAFAVGKLRDAGALLSGMLNMDAYAYGFTTENSHYGATRNPRDLSRVAGGSSGGSAAAVAAGLVHFSLGTDTNGSIRVPASLCGIFGLKPTFGRLSRSGSHPFVASLDHIGPLARRVDDLALVYDQLQGADPADAFQANHPQAATLPSLAQGSEGLRCGVLGGFFARWCDEDARAAVAAGAAALNAHEEVLMPEAELARSAAFIMTAAEGGNHYLPALRQVPEQFEPNSRERLLAGAMMPGAWYVQAQRFRRHFRQQVLPLFDHFDVLIAPATPCSAIAIGQQTLSIQGESLPAKASMGMLTQPISFLGLPVCTVPLATRSGLPIGLQLIGRPFDEEAVLRAAWTLEQRGITLPQITMAGA; encoded by the coding sequence ATGAATCTAAGTGACGTTTCGATTCAGACCCTGCAGCGGGCGATCCGCCAGGGTGAGATCAGTGCGCATGAGGTGGCGCAGCTGACGCTGCAGGCGATTGAGCAGCACAATCCGGCGCTGAACGCCTGGACGGCGGTCACCGGGCCGCGCATGCTGCAGGAAGCCCGCGCCGTGGATGCACAGCGGCAGCGTGGTGAGCCCCTGCCGCCGCTAGCGGGCATCCCCTATGCCGTGAAAAACCTGTTTGACGTGGCGGGGCACAGCACGCTGGCCGGGGCCAGCCTGTTCCGCGATCGCCCGGCCGCGCAGGCGGATGCCTTTGCTGTCGGGAAACTGCGGGACGCAGGCGCACTGCTGTCGGGCATGCTGAATATGGATGCCTATGCCTACGGCTTTACCACCGAGAACAGCCACTATGGTGCGACGCGCAATCCCCGCGATCTCAGCCGCGTGGCGGGCGGCTCGTCCGGTGGCTCCGCGGCCGCCGTGGCCGCCGGGCTGGTGCATTTTTCGCTGGGCACCGACACCAACGGCTCGATTCGGGTGCCCGCGTCGCTGTGCGGCATTTTTGGCCTTAAGCCCACCTTTGGCCGCCTCTCGCGCAGCGGCAGCCATCCTTTTGTCGCCAGCCTGGACCATATCGGCCCTCTGGCCCGCCGGGTGGATGACCTCGCGCTGGTCTATGACCAGTTGCAGGGTGCCGATCCCGCTGATGCGTTTCAGGCGAATCATCCGCAGGCCGCCACGCTGCCTTCGCTGGCTCAGGGCAGCGAAGGCTTACGCTGCGGCGTGCTCGGCGGCTTTTTTGCCCGCTGGTGCGATGAGGATGCCCGCGCCGCCGTCGCGGCGGGTGCGGCCGCGCTGAACGCGCATGAAGAGGTCCTGATGCCGGAGGCGGAGCTGGCACGCTCGGCGGCGTTTATCATGACCGCCGCAGAGGGCGGCAATCACTATCTGCCCGCCCTGCGCCAGGTGCCTGAGCAGTTTGAACCGAACTCACGCGAGCGTCTGCTGGCCGGTGCGATGATGCCAGGAGCCTGGTATGTGCAGGCGCAGCGTTTCCGTCGCCATTTCCGGCAGCAGGTGTTACCGCTGTTCGACCATTTCGATGTGCTGATCGCCCCGGCGACGCCCTGCAGCGCGATCGCGATCGGTCAGCAGACGCTGTCGATTCAGGGCGAGTCGCTGCCGGCTAAAGCGAGTATGGGCATGCTGACGCAGCCGATCTCCTTCCTGGGTCTGCCGGTCTGTACCGTGCCGCTGGCGACCCGGAGTGGCCTGCCGATTGGCTTACAGCTTATCGGCCGACCTTTTGATGAAGAGGCGGTTTTACGTGCTGCCTGGACACTGGAACAACGCGGTATCACCCTGCCGCAAATCACGATGGCTGGAGCCTGA
- a CDS encoding transporter substrate-binding domain-containing protein: MKKVLMAVAAAALLMAQAGSALADQLQDIQKRGVIRVAVPQDFPPFGSVGTDLQPQGYDIDMAKYLAKQMKLKLQLVPVSSANRVPYLQTDKVDLVISSMGKNAEREKVIDFTRAYAPFFLGVFGPKGDEIKAASALSGKSIGVTRGAVEDMVLSDVAPKDAQVKRYEDNNTTLSAYLSGQVQYVATGNLVVAAIARQNPAKAPVAQFMLKDSPCFIGLKKDQPALKAKVNELIEQGIKDGTLNKLSEEWLKAPLPANLGA; this comes from the coding sequence ATGAAAAAAGTTTTGATGGCGGTTGCCGCAGCGGCATTACTGATGGCTCAGGCGGGAAGCGCACTGGCCGATCAACTGCAGGATATTCAGAAGCGCGGGGTCATCCGCGTTGCCGTGCCGCAGGATTTCCCGCCGTTTGGTTCGGTCGGGACCGATCTGCAGCCGCAGGGGTATGACATCGATATGGCGAAATACCTGGCAAAGCAGATGAAACTTAAGTTGCAGCTGGTGCCGGTCAGCAGTGCCAACCGCGTGCCTTACCTGCAGACCGACAAGGTCGATCTGGTGATCTCCAGCATGGGCAAAAACGCCGAGCGGGAAAAAGTGATCGACTTTACCCGCGCCTATGCGCCGTTCTTCCTGGGCGTATTCGGGCCGAAAGGCGATGAAATCAAGGCGGCGTCGGCCCTGAGCGGCAAGTCGATCGGCGTCACGCGCGGGGCGGTCGAGGATATGGTGCTGAGCGACGTGGCGCCAAAAGATGCACAGGTGAAACGTTACGAAGATAACAACACCACGCTCTCTGCGTATCTCTCCGGTCAGGTGCAGTATGTGGCCACCGGCAACCTCGTGGTCGCCGCGATTGCGCGTCAGAATCCGGCCAAAGCGCCCGTCGCGCAGTTTATGCTGAAAGATTCACCCTGCTTTATCGGCCTGAAGAAAGATCAGCCTGCGCTGAAAGCGAAAGTAAACGAACTGATTGAGCAGGGCATTAAAGATGGCACCCTGAATAAACTCTCTGAAGAGTGGCTGAAAGCGCCGCTGCCCGCGAACCTCGGCGCCTGA
- the hpxZ gene encoding oxalurate catabolism protein HpxZ, with translation MNREINLPQVVNEVTAQFYRYEQALVSNDVAELDALFWHDARTVRLGAGENLYGIDEIRAFRAARPSAGLNRTLRNTVITTFGEDYAVCSTEFTRDGSEKTGRQQQTWVRMPHGWCIVAAQVSLMS, from the coding sequence ATGAACAGAGAGATTAATTTACCGCAGGTGGTGAACGAGGTGACGGCGCAGTTTTATCGCTACGAGCAGGCGCTGGTCAGTAATGATGTTGCTGAACTGGATGCGCTGTTCTGGCATGACGCGCGCACCGTGCGACTGGGGGCGGGTGAAAACCTGTATGGCATTGATGAGATCCGCGCGTTCCGCGCCGCGCGCCCGTCAGCCGGGCTGAACCGGACGCTGCGAAATACCGTCATCACCACCTTTGGCGAGGATTATGCGGTCTGCAGCACCGAATTTACCCGCGACGGCAGCGAGAAAACGGGCCGCCAGCAGCAGACCTGGGTGCGGATGCCGCACGGCTGGTGCATCGTGGCTGCGCAGGTCAGCCTGATGAGCTGA
- a CDS encoding amino acid ABC transporter permease, giving the protein MTTFSDWDILRNLLLAARWTLLLSLVAFAGGTLVTLPLLFMRLLQRRWLTRIIRGYTALFQGTPLLMQLFLAFFGVGLFGIDVAPWTAASLALTFYTSAFLVDIWYGSIRALPKGQWEASRCLGLTFGQTLWRVIAPQAIRIGIAPTVGFAVQVIKGTALASIIGFIELTKAGTILNNVTYQPFKVFGLVALGYFLMCYPLSRYSQYLEKKFNAAHHH; this is encoded by the coding sequence ATGACGACCTTTTCTGACTGGGACATTCTGCGCAACCTGTTGCTGGCGGCGCGCTGGACCCTGTTACTGTCGCTGGTGGCCTTTGCGGGCGGCACGCTGGTGACGCTGCCGCTGCTGTTTATGCGTCTGCTGCAGCGCCGCTGGCTGACGCGCATCATTCGCGGCTACACCGCGCTGTTTCAGGGCACGCCGCTGCTGATGCAGCTGTTCCTGGCCTTTTTCGGTGTCGGCCTGTTCGGTATTGATGTGGCGCCCTGGACCGCGGCGTCGCTGGCGCTGACCTTCTACACCAGCGCGTTTCTGGTCGATATCTGGTACGGCAGCATCCGCGCCCTGCCGAAAGGGCAGTGGGAAGCGTCGCGCTGCCTCGGCCTGACCTTTGGTCAGACGCTGTGGCGGGTGATTGCCCCACAGGCGATCCGCATCGGTATCGCGCCGACGGTGGGGTTTGCCGTTCAGGTGATCAAGGGCACCGCGCTGGCGTCGATTATCGGTTTTATCGAGCTGACCAAAGCGGGCACCATTCTGAACAACGTGACCTATCAGCCGTTCAAGGTCTTCGGGCTGGTAGCGCTGGGCTACTTCCTGATGTGTTATCCGCTGTCCCGTTACAGCCAGTATCTGGAGAAAAAATTCAATGCCGCTCATCACCATTAA
- the hpxA gene encoding allantoin racemase translates to MSIIQVINPNTSLAMTETIGQAARAVAAPGTEILAVSPSQGVPSIEGHFDEAIAAIGVLEQVKLGRAQGVSGHVIACFGDPGLLAARELASGPVIGIAEAAMHTATLLATRFSIVTTLPRTLIIARHLLQQYGFIHHCAALHAIDLPVLALEDGSGLAQEKVRQRCIQAKREDGSGAIVLGCGGMATLAASLTRELDMPVIDGVSAAVKMVESLVALGFGTSKQGDLAWPLQKPLSGAFEHLN, encoded by the coding sequence ATGAGCATCATTCAGGTCATCAACCCCAACACCAGCCTGGCGATGACCGAAACCATCGGTCAGGCCGCACGGGCCGTCGCCGCGCCGGGTACGGAGATTCTGGCCGTTTCACCCTCGCAGGGCGTCCCCTCCATTGAAGGACATTTCGACGAGGCGATCGCCGCCATCGGCGTGCTGGAGCAGGTTAAGCTGGGCAGGGCGCAGGGCGTCAGTGGCCACGTCATCGCCTGCTTCGGCGATCCGGGATTGCTGGCGGCGCGCGAGCTGGCCAGCGGCCCGGTGATTGGCATTGCGGAAGCGGCGATGCACACCGCCACGCTGCTGGCGACCCGGTTCTCTATCGTCACCACGCTGCCGCGCACCCTGATCATCGCGCGTCATCTGTTACAGCAGTATGGTTTTATCCATCATTGTGCCGCACTGCATGCGATCGATTTACCGGTGCTGGCGCTGGAGGATGGCAGCGGTCTGGCTCAGGAGAAAGTGCGGCAGCGTTGTATACAGGCGAAACGTGAAGATGGCAGCGGCGCGATCGTGCTGGGCTGCGGCGGCATGGCGACGCTGGCGGCTTCGCTGACCCGGGAACTTGATATGCCGGTGATCGATGGCGTCAGTGCGGCGGTGAAAATGGTGGAGTCGCTGGTGGCGCTGGGCTTTGGCACCAGCAAACAGGGCGATCTGGCCTGGCCTTTGCAGAAACCTCTCTCAGGTGCCTTTGAGCATCTAAACTAA
- a CDS encoding gamma-glutamyltransferase family protein gives MIQSNMAPQGMAVTPHHLASESALAVLRDGGNAIEAMVAAAATIAVVYPHMNGLGGDGFWLILPPNGEPVAIDASGAAGALAHCDFYADHPTIPHRGPKAALTVAGTVSGWQEALAISEEMGSPMLPLARLLRDAIRYAADGIPVTASQTAATTTFCHELQHQPGFSATFMPDGHVPPPGSRFTQPALAQTLSLLSEQGLDSFYRGALAHHMADEMATLGMPVTLADLQQHRARRTTPLHLSHSEGDIWNITPPTQGMVSLAILGITDRLEMAGADDAQTVHRIVEATKKAFALRDQHITDPRHVKEDLQALLDSDHLATLASQIADGEAAAWGQGRGPGDTVWMGVMDSSGLAVSFIQSIYHEFGSGVVLPGTGITWQNRGAAFSLDPDHLLALAPGKQPFHTLNPAAARLKDGRTLVYGAMGGDGQPQTQAAIFTRHVIQGLPLQQAVSAPRWLLGRTWGQSSDSLKLEGRFDAETVSRLRQWGHEVELLPDFSESVGHAGAIVRHSNGMFEGASDPRSNGSAAGF, from the coding sequence ATGATTCAGAGCAATATGGCCCCGCAGGGGATGGCGGTGACGCCGCACCATCTGGCGAGTGAAAGTGCGCTGGCGGTGCTGCGTGATGGCGGCAACGCCATTGAGGCGATGGTGGCGGCGGCGGCGACCATCGCCGTGGTCTATCCGCATATGAACGGACTGGGCGGCGACGGCTTCTGGCTGATTCTGCCGCCCAATGGCGAGCCGGTGGCTATCGACGCCAGCGGCGCAGCCGGTGCGCTGGCCCACTGTGACTTCTATGCGGATCACCCGACGATCCCCCATCGCGGGCCGAAGGCGGCGCTGACCGTCGCCGGTACGGTCAGTGGCTGGCAGGAGGCGCTGGCGATCTCTGAAGAGATGGGCAGCCCGATGCTGCCGCTGGCGCGCCTGCTGCGGGATGCCATCCGCTACGCCGCCGACGGTATTCCGGTCACGGCGTCGCAGACCGCCGCGACCACCACATTCTGTCATGAGCTGCAGCATCAGCCCGGCTTCAGCGCGACATTTATGCCCGACGGCCACGTCCCGCCGCCGGGCAGCCGTTTCACCCAGCCCGCCCTGGCGCAGACGCTGAGTCTGCTGAGCGAACAGGGGCTCGACAGCTTCTATCGCGGCGCGCTGGCGCACCATATGGCCGATGAGATGGCCACGCTGGGTATGCCCGTTACGCTGGCGGACCTTCAGCAGCATCGTGCCCGCCGCACAACGCCGCTGCATCTCAGTCACAGCGAAGGCGACATCTGGAATATCACCCCGCCCACCCAGGGCATGGTGTCGCTGGCGATCCTCGGCATCACCGATCGTCTGGAGATGGCCGGCGCGGATGACGCGCAGACGGTGCACCGCATCGTGGAGGCCACCAAAAAAGCCTTTGCGCTGCGCGATCAGCACATCACAGATCCGCGTCACGTCAAAGAAGATCTGCAGGCGCTGCTGGACAGCGACCACCTTGCCACGCTGGCCAGCCAGATTGCGGATGGGGAAGCCGCTGCCTGGGGCCAGGGACGCGGTCCGGGCGATACCGTCTGGATGGGCGTTATGGACAGCAGCGGTCTGGCAGTCTCATTCATTCAGAGCATCTATCACGAATTTGGCAGCGGTGTCGTGCTGCCCGGCACCGGGATCACCTGGCAGAATCGCGGGGCGGCGTTCAGCCTCGACCCGGATCATCTGCTGGCGCTGGCGCCCGGTAAGCAGCCGTTTCATACCCTGAACCCCGCCGCCGCCCGCCTGAAAGATGGCCGTACGCTGGTCTACGGCGCGATGGGCGGTGACGGGCAGCCGCAGACCCAGGCGGCGATCTTTACCCGCCATGTCATTCAGGGCCTGCCGCTTCAGCAGGCGGTGAGTGCGCCGCGCTGGCTGCTGGGCCGCACCTGGGGACAGTCGTCCGACTCGCTGAAACTGGAAGGTCGCTTTGACGCTGAAACGGTCTCGCGGCTGCGCCAGTGGGGACACGAGGTGGAACTGCTGCCGGACTTCAGCGAATCCGTGGGCCATGCAGGTGCCATCGTGCGGCACAGCAACGGCATGTTCGAAGGCGCCAGCGATCCGCGCAGTAACGGCAGCGCCGCCGGTTTTTAA
- a CDS encoding GntR family transcriptional regulator encodes MTNKTGQHDAARLQDKDERIYQALMTAIVEHQLPPGSKLPEEALSGVFGVSRTGIRKVLQRLAAVQMVTLTPKRGAQVATPGVDEAREIFTTRSLIECGNLPAVLAHLQPPHLVALEQLIAQENQAHASHDGPAAIRLSAAFHIQLQAISGNQVLTGMVTSLTQRSSLVIAAYGAPWQRGCRCDDHATLLQRLRARALEPLTEALQHHFDHIVSSLHFERSGETLPDFSRLFAADFGAAS; translated from the coding sequence ATGACGAATAAAACAGGCCAGCATGACGCGGCCAGGCTGCAGGATAAAGATGAAAGGATTTACCAGGCGCTGATGACCGCCATCGTTGAGCACCAGCTGCCGCCGGGCAGCAAGCTGCCGGAAGAGGCCCTTTCCGGCGTCTTTGGCGTCAGCCGCACCGGCATCCGCAAAGTGTTGCAACGCCTCGCGGCGGTGCAGATGGTGACCCTGACGCCCAAACGTGGTGCGCAGGTCGCGACGCCGGGCGTCGACGAGGCACGGGAGATCTTCACCACCCGCAGCCTGATCGAGTGCGGCAATCTGCCCGCCGTGCTGGCGCATCTTCAGCCGCCGCATCTGGTGGCGCTGGAGCAGCTCATCGCGCAGGAGAATCAGGCGCACGCCAGTCATGATGGCCCGGCCGCCATCCGGCTTTCGGCGGCGTTTCATATTCAGTTGCAGGCGATCTCCGGCAATCAGGTGCTGACCGGCATGGTCACCAGCCTGACGCAGCGCTCATCGCTGGTGATTGCCGCGTATGGCGCGCCCTGGCAGCGGGGCTGTCGCTGCGACGACCACGCCACGCTGCTGCAACGGCTGCGTGCGCGTGCGCTCGAGCCGCTGACTGAGGCGCTGCAGCACCATTTTGACCACATCGTTTCCAGCCTGCATTTTGAGCGCAGCGGCGAAACCCTTCCCGATTTTTCCCGGCTGTTTGCCGCAGACTTCGGAGCGGCCTCATGA